The DNA sequence atctacccactgccataggtcgtcgaaatgcagcgagtacagccgtacgccgtgctcgctatcggcagcttcaggaataaagtgtttctccatatcaccaccaaggcaagccctccacctaacgcgcagtacaggattaacctcatcctctagcgcttgcgatgagcgaggcagccatggagtgccttcttgacgtcggtacgctggctctccctcatcctcaacactaccggcagcgcccttagcagcgatctcatcctcatcctcaggcagcggatcgccatctccatcctcgaaagtatcctcatcctcgccaacgatatcttcagcttgcgcggaggcagctgtttgggtggcttgcagctcaggctcggacaacgggctttgacggcgcggcggggcagtcgctggaggcgacggcagcgcctcacggcggacacgtttaggcgttaaatgggtaggattttgtctagttgctggcgctctacgcttctgggaggacgggttaacgccttgatcgaatggctgcttcggcttacgctggcgcttgggcggcatcccaacagcagctagattgagctcgcaacaagctccacacaaacaaaacgctatacacgaacgatttagagtacaggactagcttcatgggcttctggaggtgggaaacggctgctgcattaatttactaacaaattactatgggagttgatgttcttgggcaccaagctaaccagatccaggcggctcaaggtatttcgaaaaccacaataTTACATTGACACAAGTCCCCAGCTGCTTCAAGCATGCATCAAAACTTCTGTGCTGACACCACTGGAGGAGATTTTTCGGAATGTCAAACAATCTGTTCTGCATCCTGGAGTCGCCAGCGAGCATGTGTAAGGGCGTGCGACCTTTCTTATCAGCCCTAGATGGGTCAGCGCCCTTGCTGAGAAGATGTTTCACCATCATTGCGCTACCCCGAAACATAGCCATCGAAAGACATGTCTGAGCCTGTTCGTCTTCATATCCAAACATGTCCAGCGCATCCACGTCTGCTCCTTGTTCGAGTAGATGATCCACGGCATTTGTGTTCTCCATATGCGCTGCCCAATGCAGTGGGCCCCAACATAGTTGTCAACAATCCAGCCAGCCGGCTTTTTGGCAGAAGCCGGCCGGCTGGATGGCTTGATTAGCTGCGGAGGGTCGGCCGGCTTAATgggcttgatgggcttgacGCCTAATTGGGACAATTGTATAGAAAACTTAGTATTGAGTTTCTTAGCCGTCGACCTATGTATCCAGCCCGTATTTAGCGTCCAATTGCTCGTTGCTAACCACCTTCTCGTCCACCTCGTTGTTGCAGCCTAAGCCGACCTTTCTCCACCTCCTTGTATATTGTATTTCCGCTAAAAGCTCGGGTGAGATACCTTATCAGCGAGGCTCTAGCaggtcgccaagctcatTAAAGcagcgctcacactcacagcttaAAGCTAGGATAGAGAGTACGTCAAGGGCGAGCTTGCTAAGGTTAGGGTAGCGATCCTGCAACTCTAGCCAGTATTTAATAGGGTTTCTTGCGTGCTCGCTACCCTTTGCAGCGCATAGCTCGTTGCGCTTCTATTATTTAAActcgtcgtcatcgtagCTGTTAGCGGTACCTAGGTCAATTATCGCGTCGATCGCGTCGTCAATATTATTAATAATTACTCGTagtgttaagaatatgttaggttcagtccaggtcggcgaggtgaggttcgtggagtaagcccgagcagaaggaccgacgcggaatgatgatctgtcatgtacgtcctaagatcatcataacaacaagtagatagaacaatagctcttagtgaagttcaatccaatacagggttacctttcgtacctctactcggtcgcctatggtagtcataccaccagaggagaccttgttctaacaggttatgagcccggttgcctaacccaacgttattgttttcaaacacctacccgagtcacgaaggactcagattcaagaaggaatcaaaacatccacccaagtcacgaaggacttagattcaagaaggaatcagaaaagaaaagaagtcgtgtacaacgcggttaacacgcaatcacacttaaatacaccgtctctacacccgagaaccgataacgactgcaccgcccgcagaatatcacccggatcgcccgcatcgcccgcatcgcctgtatcgcccgcatcgcccgcatcacctacactcttagcatcataccacgtaccttgctcgcataatagtctcaccaactcaaaacacacaagatggctgtagagaaggaagaatggaagattccccaacttacagctgaaaaccacgatacttggttccgccgaaacaaggtcaagcttaaggggaagaaagtcttctatgtctgcgagaaaaaCCTGGTACAGCACTGCCAAATAGCAATAGCCGGTGAACTaacggaggctatggaagagttggaaattgctgaagcagacaagcatactaagatccgcgtcaacattgaaaaaagagacaagtacctagaagatgaagccactgcaatcgatctcttgtttcggtcgcttactgaagatgaccaagcccttattgacgaatacgacactgccttccagttctgggcctacctacaaaagaagtacacccaaactgacgccacaaccgccaacatttacatgaccagaattcaaacgttcacattCAATCCTGGGAACACAattgttggatcatgggaaaagctaaaggaataccgacgcaaactcgtagcagcagacgctgacaccaacggagcttacaaggactctgcactactactcgttcttattagatcactcccgaaagaatttaagactacgattgacaccttaaacgcccaacttaaccttacggttgaacagaaacttaagtttctggaagagaaggaggttcgagaccagcaagacgccgacgaaaaagctctcccagcattccggaagacggagaagtatgttccgccttacaagcgccgaaatcacaagagctcaccactatcgtctgactccgaatctggtaCTAAGTTTATggtccaatgcttcctttgtgacggagcccatggcgtacgagactgtccaagacgtgagagagctcgaaagctccttaaggaatacgacgctaagaaatcatctaagcCGCCTATTAAGACACTCAAGCAAAGGAATTCTCACAAAAagactggcaaagcatatggagccgaagaagtcaattcagagtcagatgaattatccgagacctcagactctgaacccgaggaaattgagacatgccgtctctcaaaagacattgtcggtaaggcctctccatctacttgggctgccgacactggcgcctcctcccacatgtctgaccaaccctcattgtttagacgaatgatgaagatcaagcgaagactagttcgggttggagggggagaattatatgcagactggaaaggagaagctcaagtggtgtgtaaagacggatcgtcgacatggttgtcagaagtactgcttgtacctaaccttggagtcaatttgttatcagggagaagaatttgcgcagcaggcctgaagggtcgtttcaattcacacgtactatgcttcaaactaggaaaggagatcattattaaagcaactatggacgacggcctctacgtagtgtcacacattgccgatggataccacgagacagcattcctaggcacggaaccccatacaccagttaagagcgagcttaaggttaatgaaaaggagagatacctgctgtatcacagacgtttcgcacacctaggacctacaaagattgccaaactccacgaagttacaactctccagaagaagattcaagttccagagaagattgaaatctgcgaagtgtgttccctgacaaagatgaagaacagcatccctaagcagctaagagagcacaaggccacgaagctagccttagtacagtttgacattgctggaccctttccaacatctctacgaggaaacaggtggttcctccaaattattgatagctacacgcggaaaaactgggttatcccgctgaagaaaaagggagacgcacaacgggaactccgaatctggaagacctttgtagaacatcaaactggcgagaaagtcaaagctgctggaaccgacaatgcaccagaacttctacagcaagctgaggaatggagagttacacaaggcgtggaaattcagcctacaacaattgcttcctcacaccagaatggaccagccgagcgaaacatccaaactgctgaagctgatatgagagcaatgttgaaagacgctggtttaccaattgagttttgggatgaagctgtcgaagcagacgcatacctacgcaaccgtacaaacacaggacctatgatcaatggaaagcaagtcagtcctgaagaggcattcacaggaacgaaaccatccattgaccacatccgtgtatgggggagcaaatgctattcgtacatcaaccctaaaacgattccagcagaccaacgacatgacaagctcgtggaccgtggcagaattggagtatttatgggatattctgagacaacaaataagcagttcaagttctattcgccagagcttggatacacctcaaggacaagccgattgtcagtggacgaatacacccctggagggaaagttgaactacgactgcgaaacataccagctggaccacaaggaacgcagaatacgatgccagaccgaaaaccaagaggaagacctaggaaggatctAGAATTATCTCCtgccgaacgaatggaaccaactcctaccgaacgaatggaaccatctcctgcagaaccaatggaaccatctcctaccgaaccaatggaaccatctcctgcagaaccaatagaaccagtttccgagaacctaatggaaccatcttcggcagagctaactcatgaaccagtgaagcgtcacagaggaagaccaaggaggctaactactattcctcctactgcaccatctgatgagcgggttcctaatcttgtgaacgaagaggggcccgaagaaccgtgtacccagtctgtacgagaaaaggagattccacgatacttcactagacaagccaaacggaagaggtctaacgaagagattgttgaggacgagagatttagcaagatcgttaaagctatgctagcccaagttggccttacagaagagcaaacacgactatctgagaaggctttcgcagcaaccgagatcgcaggaatccagatcccccagacacacgagcaagctatcaacgacccaaagtatggaaagcaatggaaagcagcaatacttgaagagataatcgcgttaatagagaatcgaacctgggaggaagttccaaagccaaaagacgcgaacatggttgattcaaagtgggtttttacagtcaaaacgaatctcgacgggactgttgagaggtttaaggcacgccttgtggcaagaggttttacgcaagcacacggaacagactacaacgagacttttgccccgacagtccgcatggacaccttacgtctgtttatggccactgtcgcagcggaaaacctggaatgtttccactttgacattaagaatgcattcacagagtcgcacttgaaggaagagatctttcttaagcaaccccaaggagtagaagtcaaaaaaggatacgtccttagagttctccgcagcttatacggactcaaacaggctgctcgcgactggaacttgttgataaagaaagaacttctggcatggggattcgtacaaagcctcgcagacccgtgcatgtttatccacaaagaaaaacaactccgtatcctcgtctacgttgatgACATTGCTGCTNNNNNNNNNNNNNNNNNNNNNNNNNNNNNNNNNNNNNNNNNNNNNNNNNNNNNNNNNNNNAACCGCCAACATTTACATGACCagaattcaaacgttcacattCAATCCTGGAACACAATTGTTGATCATGGGAAAAGCTAAAGGAATACCGACGCAAACTcgtagcagcagacgctgacaccaacggagcttacaaggactctgcactactactcgttcttattagatcactcccgaaagaatttaagactacgattgacaccttaaacgcccaacttaaccttacggttgaacagaaacttaagtttctggaagagaaggaggttcgagaccagcaagacgccgacgaaaaagctctcccagcattccggaagacggagaagtatgttccgccttacaagcgccgaaatcacaagagctcaccactatcgtctgactccgaatctggtaCTAAGTTTATggtccaatgcttccttgtgacggagcccatggcgtacgagactgtccaagacg is a window from the Pyrenophora tritici-repentis strain M4 chromosome 7, whole genome shotgun sequence genome containing:
- a CDS encoding UBN2 multi-domain protein, with product MAVEKEEWKIPQLTAENHDTWFRRNKVKLKGKKVFYVCEKNLVQHCQIAIAGELTEAMEELEIAEADKHTKIRVNIEKRDKYLEDEATAIDLLFRSLTEDDQALIDEYDTAFQFWAYLQKKYTQTDATTANIYMTRIQTFTFNPGNTIVGSWEKLKEYRRKLVAADADTNGAYKDSALLLVLIRSLPKEFKTTIDTLNAQLNLTVEQKLKFLEEKEVRDQQDADEKALPAFRKTEKYVPPYKRRNHKSSPLSSDSESGTKFMVQCFLCDGAHGVRDCPRRERARKLLKEYDAKKSSKPPIKTLKQRNSHKKTGKAYGAEEVNSESDELSETSDSEPEEIETCRLSKDIVGKASPSTWAADTGASSHMSDQPSLFRRMMKIKRRLVRVGGGELYADWKGEAQVVCKDGSSTWLSEVLLVPNLGVNLLSGRRICAAGLKGRFNSHVLCFKLGKEIIIKATMDDGLYVVSHIADGYHETAFLGTEPHTPVKSELKVNEKERYLLYHRRFAHLGPTKIAKLHEVTTLQKKIQVPEKIEICEVCSLTKMKNSIPKQLREHKATKLALVQFDIAGPFPTSLRGNRWFLQIIDSYTRKNWVIPLKKKGDAQRELRIWKTFVEHQTGEKVKAAGTDNAPELLQQAEEWRVTQGVEIQPTTIASSHQNGPAERNIQTAEADMRAMLKDAGLPIEFWDEAVEADAYLRNRTNTGPMINGKQVSPEEAFTGTKPSIDHIRVWGSKCYSYINPKTIPADQRHDKLVDRGRIGVFMGYSETTNKQFKFYSPELGYTSRTSRLSVDEYTPGGKVELRLRNIPAGPQGTQNTMPDRKPRGRPRKDLELSPAERMEPTPTERMEPSPAEPMEPSPTEPMEPSPAEPIEPVSENLMEPSSAELTHEPVKRHRGRPRRLTTIPPTAPSDERVPNLVNEEGPEEPCTQSVREKEIPRYFTRQAKRKRSNEEIVEDERFSKIVKAMLAQVGLTEEQTRLSEKAFAATEIAGIQIPQTHEQAINDPKYGKQWKAAILEEIIALIENRTWEEVPKPKDANMVDSKWVFTVKTNLDGTVERFKARLVARGFTQAHGTDYNETFAPTVRMDTLRLFMATVAAENLECFHFDIKNAFTESHLKEEIFLKQPQGVEVKKGYVLRVLRSLYGLKQAARDWNLLIKKELLAWGFVQSLADPCMFIHKEKQLRILVYLKEYRRKLVAADADTNGAYKDSALLLVLIRSLPKEFKTTIDTLNAQLNLTVEQKLKFLEEKEVRDQQDADEKALPAFRKTEKYVPPYKRRNHKSSPLSSDSESGTKFMVQCFLVTEPMAYETVQDPPIKTLKQRNSHKKTGKAYGAEEVNSESDELSETSDSEPRKLRHAVSQKTLSTNDEDQAKTSSGWRGELYADWKGEAQVVCKDGSSTWLSEVLLVPNLGVNLLSGEEFAQQA